A genomic segment from Geitlerinema sp. PCC 7407 encodes:
- a CDS encoding DUF3352 domain-containing protein, with protein MLSRISLAVALGVAIAPTSALAQSLTFSSDPLLPPNVAFDLPADVTGLLLVNTTQDAWERLSQYPMVPPGAVIPPLVPFLPANRPFSEIQPWIGGTHVATVLLPSDDPAAAQPLTVIPVGKPAGRDAYLELLRQELSKQTLSEREYAGVQILEWAPYDACEVVPDTDPSYDLFCPPPSQEMPSAIDEELLREQFPGDETPEALPEDSEILEEETPEEALEEPMDPEAESESPQEEPVSPDEIAPEEPTAQAAMKSVKASEAETQRLAQAETPSEEMPLNPDLPEEWQGPGFGLPILPDESLPPLPADFAPTLPPRVEPPAPEVPTSVIPPLPAGRSVVFPESMTPAPEYPLPSLPPISEPRAVPAPQVPMPVLPRIPPFLDDRPVVLPQSTTPVPTISPLPASRPSQSTPPAPELSLPATAVPAPNPASAPMPEPIPSALPDPAGESEEFLPPLPGEEGFIPGPLDENSPWQFPLRRPGIAIAVLPGYLVYSSDSGAVERFIDAYQGSGQRLVQDARFQRTLVKPQFSQALMVGYGSLQGLADLAIANAPPPAASVPDVPFLSPDFAQSTLQRLLEPYDTVDFTVWPQTEGMRVQSSFYYDAAMPERIVPVGRAESALLGRLPASTYMATTGVDFRQQWNDTLAFFEADPGTQVIVEGLRGILKSGTGLDLDEDVVGWMDGEFGTFLYPSRQGLLTQIDPKLQVGIGVMFQTSDRARAESTFQKIDELIAKQFGSTVNVVQENVDNTPVTLWKVPGPDGAPTSLAARGWLSNDVLAFTSGIEDFSLLAKPYGQPLNEFYTFRQATDLLPDPNHGYFYMNAGSTLSMIYNLLLPGPLAGRELRNFLSPLQSVSGSFTVFPEGEQLDGFLSIAPNRPRVINAPLGTEDN; from the coding sequence TGTGGCCTTTGATCTGCCTGCTGATGTGACCGGGCTGCTGCTGGTAAACACCACCCAAGACGCCTGGGAGCGGCTCTCCCAGTATCCCATGGTGCCACCGGGGGCTGTGATTCCGCCGCTAGTGCCTTTTTTGCCGGCCAACCGGCCTTTTTCGGAGATTCAGCCCTGGATCGGCGGCACCCACGTAGCAACGGTCCTCCTGCCCTCGGATGATCCAGCCGCCGCCCAGCCGCTGACCGTCATTCCTGTCGGCAAGCCAGCGGGACGAGACGCCTACCTGGAGCTCCTGCGCCAGGAACTCTCCAAGCAAACTCTGAGCGAGCGAGAGTATGCCGGAGTCCAGATTTTGGAATGGGCGCCCTATGACGCTTGCGAAGTTGTCCCCGACACTGACCCCAGCTACGATCTCTTCTGCCCGCCTCCGTCCCAGGAGATGCCCAGCGCGATCGATGAAGAACTACTGAGGGAGCAATTCCCTGGAGACGAAACGCCGGAGGCGCTTCCGGAGGACTCCGAGATCCTGGAGGAAGAAACCCCTGAAGAGGCTCTAGAAGAGCCGATGGACCCCGAAGCGGAATCTGAGAGTCCTCAGGAGGAGCCTGTCAGCCCCGATGAGATAGCACCAGAGGAGCCTACGGCCCAGGCTGCTATGAAATCGGTCAAAGCATCTGAAGCTGAGACTCAGCGGCTGGCCCAAGCCGAGACGCCGTCTGAGGAGATGCCACTAAATCCGGATCTGCCAGAAGAGTGGCAAGGTCCTGGCTTTGGGCTTCCCATCCTTCCTGATGAGTCGCTCCCTCCGTTGCCGGCAGACTTTGCTCCCACACTCCCCCCTAGGGTTGAGCCGCCTGCGCCCGAAGTGCCAACGTCTGTGATTCCACCATTACCGGCTGGCCGCTCAGTGGTTTTTCCGGAGTCGATGACCCCAGCGCCCGAATACCCCCTTCCTTCCCTTCCCCCCATCAGTGAGCCGCGTGCGGTGCCTGCACCCCAAGTGCCGATGCCTGTGCTGCCCAGGATTCCACCCTTTCTGGATGACCGCCCAGTGGTCTTACCGCAGTCGACGACCCCTGTGCCTACGATTTCACCCTTACCGGCGAGTCGCCCATCGCAGTCGACGCCCCCTGCGCCTGAACTTTCTTTGCCAGCGACGGCTGTGCCTGCGCCGAACCCTGCATCGGCTCCCATGCCAGAGCCGATCCCGAGTGCACTGCCCGATCCGGCGGGGGAGAGCGAAGAATTTTTGCCGCCGCTGCCCGGAGAGGAAGGGTTTATTCCTGGTCCGCTGGATGAAAACTCGCCCTGGCAGTTTCCGCTGCGGCGTCCTGGCATCGCGATCGCCGTTTTGCCGGGATATCTGGTCTACTCCAGCGACAGCGGCGCGGTGGAGCGGTTCATTGACGCCTACCAGGGCAGCGGTCAGCGTCTGGTGCAGGACGCTCGCTTTCAGCGGACCCTGGTGAAGCCACAGTTTTCCCAGGCGCTGATGGTGGGCTACGGCAGCTTGCAAGGTCTGGCCGATCTGGCGATCGCCAATGCGCCGCCCCCAGCGGCATCGGTGCCCGATGTGCCGTTTTTATCGCCAGACTTTGCTCAGTCGACGCTTCAGCGGCTGCTCGAGCCCTACGATACGGTGGACTTTACGGTTTGGCCGCAGACGGAGGGAATGCGGGTTCAGAGCAGCTTTTATTACGATGCGGCCATGCCCGAGCGCATTGTGCCGGTGGGTCGTGCGGAGAGTGCGCTGCTGGGCCGACTGCCAGCGAGTACCTACATGGCGACCACGGGCGTGGATTTTCGGCAGCAGTGGAACGACACTTTGGCCTTTTTTGAGGCCGATCCGGGGACTCAGGTCATCGTGGAGGGGCTGCGCGGCATCCTCAAGAGCGGGACAGGCCTCGATTTGGATGAGGACGTCGTGGGCTGGATGGATGGCGAGTTTGGGACTTTCCTCTATCCCAGTCGCCAGGGACTGCTGACCCAGATTGACCCGAAACTTCAGGTGGGCATTGGGGTGATGTTCCAAACGAGCGATCGCGCGCGGGCAGAGTCTACGTTCCAAAAGATCGACGAGCTGATCGCCAAACAGTTTGGGTCGACGGTGAATGTGGTGCAAGAGAATGTAGACAATACGCCGGTCACCCTGTGGAAGGTGCCGGGACCCGATGGTGCGCCGACCAGTCTGGCTGCGCGGGGTTGGCTCTCGAATGACGTCTTGGCTTTCACAAGCGGCATTGAGGACTTTTCGCTGCTGGCTAAACCCTATGGCCAGCCCCTCAATGAGTTCTACACTTTCCGTCAGGCAACGGACCTGCTGCCGGATCCCAACCACGGCTATTTCTACATGAATGCGGGCTCGACTCTGTCAATGATCTACAACCTGCTGCTGCCGGGACCCCTGGCAGGGCGGGAACTACGTAATTTCCTGAGCCCTCTGCAAAGCGTCAGCGGCTCCTTTACGGTGTTTCCGGAGGGTGAGCAGCTAGACGGGTTTTTGAGCATTGCCCCGAATCGTCCTCGGGTGATCAATGCGCCTCTGGGAACGGAGGACAACTGA